The Plasmodium vinckei vinckei genome assembly, chromosome: PVVCY_14 genome window below encodes:
- a CDS encoding tyrosine recombinase, putative, which yields MMKKVVKVILCIFVVNNLRSVKSFIINTNNTFGITNFKNYNNLINTKTKYFKNKNVSIKKNIIFLKDYEQEENDDIDDDIDTENISSIRSNEEEKSIKKNKIKNVGKKKKKRKKISNVLKCKSCTKPLRPRAKFCVHCGSNVSVEKIKLKKYIEDIYLPLRKEEVSANTYRVERGFWNDILPKLGKYELHELGANNWESFLKYLKSKNCSPRTMALYQSTYQQSLKYALYRDYLKSVHNFRKIKKSTIPRRKTIPLSPKEIELLLKNSGDMHRAIFATSIGIGLRPSEVLRILWEDINFEKKEIFIKGEKTKYSNTAIPLTNFAYNELIKWWEIEKKPSKGLCFYQETINNRFNYTDTKTPLKTFKTALKGAAKRAGIEISEDGKKRRIFPYLLRHSFATIAATSNPPVPLPVAQAIMRHSSSKMLLDTYTKAGNNIIRDGLDNFKI from the exons aaattataataatttaataaataccaaaacgaaatattttaaaaataagaatgtgtctataaaaaaaaatataatttttttaaaggatTATGAacaagaagaaaatgatgacATTGATGATGATATAGATACCGAAAATATCAGTTCGATTCGTTCTAACGAGGAGGAAAAATCTATtaaaaagaacaaaattaagaatgtgggaaaaaaaaagaaaaaaagaaaaaaaattagtaatGTGTTAAAATGTAAATCATGTACTAAACCCCTAAGGCCAA GGGCCAAGTTTTGCGTTCATTGTGGTTCGAATGTTTCggttgaaaaaattaaactgaagaaatatatagaagatatttatttaccaCTAAG AAAAGAAGAAGTCAGTGCAAACACATATCGTGTTGAAAGGGGATTTTGGAATGATATATTACca aaattGGGAAAATACGAACTTCATGAATTAGGAGCAAACAATTGGGAAAGTTTTTTAaa ATATTTAAAATCAAAGAATTGTTCTCCAAGGACGATGGCCCTATATCAATCTACATACCAG cAATCATTGAAATATGCTCTATATAGGGATTACTTAAAAAGTGTACATAATTTtcgtaaaataaaaaaaagtactATTCCTAGAAGAAAAACAATTCCTCTATCACCAAAAGAG ATTGAGTTATTGCTAAAGAACAGTGGGGATATGCATAGAGCTATATTTGCCACAAGTATAG GCATAGGCTTGCGTCCTTCTGAAGTATTAAGAATTCTATGGGAAGACATAAACTTTGAAAAGaaggaaatatttattaaaggagaaaaaacaaaatatagtaACACTGCTATACCTTTGACCAATTTTGCTTACAATGAGTTGATAAAATG GTGggaaatagaaaaaaaaccaTCAAAAGGATTATGCTTTTATCAGGAGACTATCAATAATAGATTTAATTATACAGACACGAAAACACCATTAA AGACGTTTAAGACCGCATTAAAGGGGGCTGCTAAAAG AGCTGGAATTGAAATTAGCGAAGATGGAAAAAAACGAAGAATATTTCCTTACTTGCTAAg gCATTCCTTTGCAACTATTGCTGCAACATCTAACCCACCAGTCCCATTACCAGTAGCACAA gCAATTATGAGGCATTCCTCAtcaaaaatgttattaGATACATACACAAAAGCAGGCAATAACATAATTAGGGATGGGCTagataattttaaaatataa